Proteins encoded in a region of the Mucilaginibacter sabulilitoris genome:
- a CDS encoding glycosyltransferase family 2 protein → MDISVVVPLYNEIESLPELTSWISRVMDEHRFTYEIILVDDGSKDGSWEMIRKLQLNNPFIKGIKFRRNYGKSAALNTGFAAANGNVVITMDADLQDSPDEIPELYRRVTEEQYDLISGWKAKRYDPLSKTIPTKLFNFATRKMSGINNLHDFNCGLKAYRKTVVKNIEVYGEMHRYIPVLAKWAGFSKIGEQVVEHRARKYGKTKFGMSRFVNGFLDLLSIFFVGKFGKRPMHFFGTMGTLSFLAGMVIAIWIIADKLYNLAHGITVRQPTDNPLFYIALVAIIVGSQLFLTGFVAELVSRSASERNNYQVEEII, encoded by the coding sequence ATGGATATATCAGTAGTAGTACCACTTTACAACGAAATAGAATCATTACCGGAGCTAACCTCATGGATAAGCCGGGTGATGGACGAGCATCGTTTTACCTACGAGATCATTCTTGTTGATGATGGCAGTAAAGATGGTTCATGGGAAATGATCAGGAAGCTGCAGTTGAACAATCCCTTTATTAAAGGCATCAAGTTCAGGCGTAATTATGGTAAATCGGCAGCTTTGAATACCGGATTTGCAGCTGCAAACGGCAATGTGGTTATTACCATGGATGCTGACCTGCAAGACAGCCCCGACGAAATTCCTGAACTTTACCGCCGCGTTACCGAAGAACAATATGACCTCATATCGGGCTGGAAAGCTAAACGGTATGACCCACTGAGCAAAACCATACCTACCAAACTGTTCAATTTTGCCACGCGTAAAATGAGCGGTATTAATAATCTGCATGATTTTAATTGCGGTTTAAAAGCTTACCGAAAAACGGTAGTTAAAAACATTGAGGTTTACGGCGAAATGCACCGCTACATACCCGTACTGGCCAAATGGGCCGGGTTCAGCAAAATTGGCGAACAGGTAGTTGAGCACCGGGCACGTAAGTACGGCAAAACCAAATTTGGTATGAGCCGCTTTGTCAACGGTTTTCTGGATCTTTTATCGATATTTTTTGTTGGCAAGTTTGGTAAGCGGCCCATGCACTTTTTTGGCACTATGGGTACCCTGAGTTTTCTGGCCGGTATGGTGATAGCTATATGGATCATAGCCGATAAACTGTATAACCTGGCTCATGGTATAACGGTACGGCAACCAACCGATAACCCATTGTTTTACATTGCACTGGTAGCCATAATTGTTGGTTCGCAGCTGTTTTTAACCGGCTTTGTTGCCGAACTGGTGTCAAGAAGCGCCAGCGAACGCAATAACTACCAGGTTGAGGAGATTATATAA
- a CDS encoding glycosyltransferase encodes MFFSIIIPLYNRPQEIKELLETLVLQTYRDFEVLVIEDGSVNDAEAIVNSFAGQLQLRYFKKPNEGQGFTRNFGFERAKGDYFIIFDSDCLIPANYLEIVNNSLATNYLDAYGGPDGAHASFTPTQKAISYSMTSPFTTGGIRGNKKAIGQFHPRSFNMGVSRQVWEKAGGFIITRLGEDIEYSIRIHSMGFKIGLIPDAVVYHKRRTNFSQFYKQLHFFGRARINIYKFFPKELKMVHFFPAAFTMFVLLTFITNLFGWQISKLFNLLLAVYILLIFFHAWLKNKSAKIAFLSIIAALTQLIAYGIGFMQDFWKRVIFNRS; translated from the coding sequence ATGTTTTTTTCCATCATTATTCCATTATACAACCGCCCACAGGAAATTAAAGAACTGCTGGAAACCCTTGTACTGCAAACCTACAGGGATTTTGAGGTATTGGTAATTGAAGATGGTTCTGTTAACGACGCCGAAGCTATTGTAAACAGCTTTGCCGGCCAACTGCAGCTTCGTTATTTTAAAAAACCCAACGAGGGCCAGGGATTTACCCGCAATTTTGGCTTTGAACGTGCCAAAGGCGATTACTTTATCATTTTTGATTCCGATTGCCTGATACCGGCCAACTATCTCGAAATTGTAAATAATTCATTAGCCACCAACTACCTCGATGCTTATGGTGGCCCCGATGGCGCACATGCCTCATTTACACCAACTCAAAAGGCCATCAGTTATTCCATGACCTCCCCTTTTACAACCGGGGGTATACGCGGCAACAAAAAGGCTATTGGGCAGTTTCACCCGCGCAGTTTTAACATGGGTGTGTCAAGGCAAGTGTGGGAAAAAGCTGGCGGCTTTATCATTACCCGCCTGGGCGAGGATATTGAATATAGTATCCGCATCCACTCGATGGGCTTTAAAATAGGCCTGATACCTGATGCCGTTGTTTATCATAAAAGGAGAACCAATTTTTCGCAGTTTTACAAACAGCTCCATTTTTTTGGAAGGGCACGTATCAACATCTATAAGTTTTTCCCAAAAGAATTAAAGATGGTGCATTTTTTCCCTGCGGCGTTTACCATGTTTGTGCTGCTCACCTTTATAACCAATTTGTTTGGCTGGCAAATAAGCAAATTATTTAACCTTTTGCTGGCGGTTTACATTTTGTTAATATTTTTTCACGCGTGGTTGAAAAATAAATCAGCAAAAATTGCATTTTTGAGCATTATAGCGGCCTTGACACAGCTTATTGCCTATGGCATAGGATTTATGCAGGATTTTTGGAAGCGAGTAATTTTTAACAGATCATAA
- a CDS encoding GH3 auxin-responsive promoter family protein gives MGLKSALSKVFAALVNRELNQIRKNAVALQQKTFTDLVHAAKNTSFGREHQFDQINNYEDFKRNVPVHDYEDLRPYIDRVVNGEENVLWPGKPAYLAKTSGTTSGVKYIPISKESMPEHIKAARNALLSYIHETGNTGFVDGKMIFLQGSPVLAEKHGISTGRLSGIVAHHVPAYLQKNRLPSYDTNCIEDWEQKVDAIVEETFKEDMRLISGIPPWCQMYFDRLSAKAGGKPIKDIFPNFKLYVHGGVNYEPYRARMEESIGFNIDSIETYPASEGFIAFQDSQKEKGLLLLVNSGIFYEFIPSEEYFNESPTRINLKDVELDKNYALIMNTSAGLWGYSLGDTIKFISKNPYKIVVTGRIKHYISAFGEHVIGEEVEQALMSVAKEEGVDVIEFTVAPQVNPPAGQLPYHEWFIEFGSAPANLQGFAFKVDKALQKKNIYYFDLIEGNILQPLIIQSMQKDAFINYMRSQGKLGGQNKVPRLANDRKIADVLKEYTNNK, from the coding sequence ATGGGATTAAAGTCTGCATTAAGCAAAGTGTTTGCGGCCCTGGTAAACCGGGAGCTTAACCAGATACGAAAAAACGCCGTCGCGCTTCAGCAAAAAACCTTTACCGATCTTGTTCACGCTGCTAAAAATACTTCCTTTGGCCGCGAACACCAGTTCGACCAGATCAATAACTACGAAGATTTTAAACGAAACGTTCCGGTACATGATTACGAGGACCTGCGCCCTTATATTGACAGGGTTGTAAACGGCGAAGAAAATGTATTATGGCCGGGCAAACCGGCTTACCTGGCCAAAACATCGGGCACTACCTCGGGCGTAAAATACATTCCCATCTCAAAAGAGAGTATGCCCGAGCACATTAAGGCCGCCCGCAACGCCCTGCTCAGCTATATTCATGAAACAGGCAATACCGGTTTTGTTGATGGCAAAATGATATTTTTACAAGGCAGCCCTGTGCTTGCTGAAAAGCACGGTATTTCAACAGGCAGGCTGTCGGGTATAGTAGCGCATCATGTGCCTGCCTATCTGCAAAAAAACCGCCTGCCCAGCTATGATACCAATTGTATTGAAGACTGGGAGCAAAAGGTTGATGCCATTGTCGAAGAAACTTTTAAGGAAGATATGCGCCTTATATCTGGCATACCGCCCTGGTGCCAGATGTATTTCGACAGGTTATCGGCCAAGGCTGGTGGCAAACCAATAAAGGATATATTCCCCAATTTTAAGCTATATGTACACGGAGGCGTAAATTACGAACCATACCGCGCCCGTATGGAAGAGAGCATAGGGTTTAACATTGATTCTATTGAAACCTACCCTGCATCCGAAGGGTTTATAGCTTTCCAGGATTCGCAAAAAGAAAAAGGATTGTTGCTCCTGGTAAATTCGGGTATATTTTATGAGTTTATCCCCTCCGAAGAATATTTTAATGAATCGCCCACGCGCATCAATCTTAAAGATGTAGAGCTCGACAAAAATTACGCGCTTATTATGAATACCAGCGCAGGCTTGTGGGGTTACAGCTTGGGTGATACCATCAAATTTATTTCAAAAAACCCTTATAAGATTGTGGTGACGGGCCGCATCAAGCATTACATATCGGCCTTTGGCGAGCACGTAATTGGCGAAGAGGTAGAACAGGCTTTAATGAGTGTGGCCAAAGAAGAAGGGGTTGACGTGATAGAATTCACCGTGGCGCCACAGGTAAACCCGCCCGCCGGACAGCTCCCCTACCACGAATGGTTTATTGAATTTGGTTCGGCGCCGGCCAATTTACAGGGTTTCGCATTCAAAGTAGATAAAGCGCTGCAAAAGAAAAATATTTACTATTTTGACCTCATTGAAGGTAACATTCTGCAACCTTTGATCATCCAAAGCATGCAAAAGGATGCGTTTATAAATTACATGCGTTCACAGGGTAAACTTGGCGGACAAAATAAGGTTCCGCGGCTGGCAAACGACAGGAAGATAGCAGATGTATTAAAGGAATACACTAATAATAAGTAA
- a CDS encoding 1-deoxy-D-xylulose-5-phosphate reductoisomerase, which produces MTNHIKNIAILGSTGSIGTQTLEVVRGNTNLFRAFLLTAHSNADLLINQAIEFKPEYAIICDESKYLRVKEALAHLPVKVLAGHQAIIDHITHPDIDVVLTAMVGFAGLEPTIAAIKAGKDIALANKETLVVAGELITGLAKQHGIKILPVDSEHSAIFQCLAGEHNNKIEKVILTASGGPFRGRSLDFLAGVTREDALKHPNWVMGAKITIDSASLMNKGLEVIEAKWLFDVTADQVEVIVHPQSIVHSLVQFNDGSIKAQMGLPDMKLPIQYALTYPNRIQTNFKRFDFTSYPNLTFEKPDLDTFRNLGLAFAALKQGGNMPCIINAANEVAVAGFLNRTISFLGMSSVIEECMQQMNYLEQPTLTDYLNTDKETRIFAQNLIQQMPLKAIQL; this is translated from the coding sequence TTGACTAATCATATAAAAAACATTGCCATTCTTGGCTCCACAGGCAGCATAGGTACACAAACACTGGAAGTAGTAAGGGGTAATACCAACCTGTTCAGGGCATTTTTACTTACCGCACACTCTAATGCCGATTTGCTCATCAATCAGGCTATTGAATTTAAGCCTGAGTATGCCATTATATGCGACGAGAGTAAATACCTGCGGGTGAAAGAAGCCCTGGCTCATTTACCTGTAAAAGTGCTTGCCGGTCACCAGGCCATTATTGACCATATAACCCATCCGGATATTGATGTGGTACTTACCGCTATGGTTGGCTTTGCGGGGCTTGAACCTACTATAGCCGCCATTAAAGCGGGTAAAGATATAGCTTTGGCCAACAAGGAAACCCTTGTAGTAGCGGGTGAGCTGATAACCGGACTGGCTAAACAACATGGAATTAAAATTTTACCTGTCGATTCAGAACACTCGGCTATATTTCAATGCCTTGCCGGTGAACATAATAACAAAATTGAAAAAGTAATACTCACCGCTTCCGGCGGTCCCTTCCGCGGCCGCAGCCTTGATTTTTTGGCCGGCGTAACCCGCGAGGATGCGCTGAAACACCCTAACTGGGTAATGGGCGCCAAGATCACTATTGATTCAGCCTCGCTCATGAATAAGGGCTTAGAGGTGATAGAGGCCAAATGGTTGTTTGATGTAACCGCCGACCAGGTTGAGGTAATTGTTCATCCGCAATCTATTGTACATTCCCTGGTACAGTTTAACGATGGTTCTATCAAAGCTCAAATGGGGCTGCCTGATATGAAACTACCTATACAATACGCATTGACCTACCCAAACCGCATACAGACCAACTTTAAGCGCTTTGACTTTACCAGCTACCCTAATTTAACATTTGAAAAACCAGATCTTGATACTTTTCGTAATCTTGGTTTAGCATTTGCGGCGTTAAAGCAAGGCGGCAATATGCCCTGCATCATCAATGCAGCCAATGAAGTGGCGGTTGCCGGTTTCTTAAACCGCACTATCAGTTTCTTAGGTATGAGCAGTGTTATTGAAGAATGTATGCAGCAAATGAACTACTTAGAACAGCCTACCTTAACCGACTATTTGAATACTGATAAAGAAACACGCATCTTTGCGCAAAATTTAATACAACAAATGCCGTTAAAGGCAATACAACTTTAA
- a CDS encoding glycerophosphoryl diester phosphodiesterase membrane domain-containing protein, which produces MYHPFSVAETIKTAWNVLKRNFVPLVVYSVISLFIYEFVDFLKAFILIDDDIVSRLIIILLQMLVQAYIGLSFYKLILTLMDRAYYEFEFKDIIPSFKMAFNFIVIGLLLGVLFLLLFFLYVAAERYLGYPRVFEILELLFVLYIGLRCIFCICFIVDDASSPWESLKQSFEITKDNFFKTLSIFIIIIAILALALIPVIAVMHFFGLDDDNGGFMFRLAFYCWFILTFPFIQVIIMVTYRKLVYSHLDVDDDIAETN; this is translated from the coding sequence ATGTACCACCCTTTTTCTGTTGCAGAAACCATTAAAACTGCATGGAATGTATTGAAAAGAAACTTTGTGCCCCTGGTAGTTTACTCGGTGATATCCTTGTTTATTTATGAATTTGTTGATTTCCTTAAGGCATTTATATTAATTGATGATGACATAGTAAGTCGTCTTATCATTATTTTATTACAAATGTTGGTACAGGCCTATATCGGACTAAGTTTTTACAAGTTGATACTAACCCTGATGGATAGGGCATATTATGAATTTGAATTTAAAGACATCATACCGTCATTTAAAATGGCGTTCAATTTCATTGTTATAGGGTTATTACTGGGTGTTTTATTTCTGTTATTGTTTTTCCTGTATGTGGCAGCCGAACGTTACCTGGGCTACCCCCGCGTTTTTGAAATACTGGAATTGTTATTTGTACTTTACATAGGCTTGCGCTGCATATTCTGCATTTGTTTTATAGTTGACGACGCCTCCTCACCATGGGAATCGCTAAAGCAAAGCTTTGAAATAACCAAGGATAACTTTTTTAAAACACTGAGCATATTTATTATCATTATTGCCATTTTGGCGCTGGCGCTGATACCTGTAATTGCTGTTATGCATTTTTTTGGGCTGGATGATGACAACGGAGGATTTATGTTCAGGCTGGCATTTTATTGCTGGTTTATCCTCACGTTTCCATTTATACAGGTAATCATTATGGTTACTTATCGTAAACTGGTTTATAGTCACCTGGATGTTGACGATGATATTGCCGAAACGAATTAA